In Legionella spiritensis, the following proteins share a genomic window:
- a CDS encoding LuxR family transcriptional regulator, which yields MNNFLEALEIALSKASNLADCDNALKDHLSKRHVTTFSFTYYAYHPNSANKLKYDTCSENFKAWHKHYLEQNYADIDSTLRFVYENHLPIYWNMKQQLAQAKNDTEKKMREDSHAFGVEEGLSIPVHGPHNDFAILLLVQMHGQSCRLNTAQTQYELFATAHIYYHYLQSHLLDNIVSENTFGLTQREMQCLYLLYKQLSVKELAQQLELTERTVHFHIQKLNKKLGTKNKYQSLAKALELRLLTI from the coding sequence ATGAATAATTTTTTAGAGGCCCTTGAAATAGCGCTTTCAAAAGCATCAAACCTCGCGGATTGCGATAATGCACTTAAAGATCATTTATCAAAAAGACATGTAACAACGTTTTCCTTTACTTATTATGCTTATCACCCAAACTCTGCCAACAAACTGAAGTACGATACCTGCTCGGAGAATTTTAAAGCATGGCACAAGCATTATCTGGAACAAAATTATGCCGACATTGATAGCACGCTTCGCTTTGTTTATGAAAACCATTTACCCATTTACTGGAATATGAAACAACAACTTGCCCAGGCAAAAAACGACACCGAGAAAAAAATGCGGGAAGATTCGCATGCTTTTGGTGTCGAGGAAGGATTATCCATCCCGGTTCACGGACCTCATAACGATTTCGCCATTTTATTGCTTGTCCAGATGCACGGACAATCCTGTCGATTAAATACAGCGCAAACACAATACGAATTATTTGCCACGGCCCACATTTATTATCACTACTTACAGTCGCATTTACTTGATAATATTGTTTCAGAAAACACGTTTGGTTTAACCCAACGGGAAATGCAATGTTTGTATTTGCTTTATAAACAATTATCCGTAAAAGAATTGGCACAGCAACTGGAATTAACGGAGCGAACCGTTCATTTCCATATTCAAAAACTGAATAAAAA